A section of the Rhizobium sp. SSA_523 genome encodes:
- the rpmD gene encoding 50S ribosomal protein L30, translating into MANDTKKTVTVEQIGSPIRRPAVQRQTLIGLGLNKMHRVNTLEDTPSVRGMIRSVQHLVRVVDEK; encoded by the coding sequence ATGGCCAATGACACCAAGAAGACGGTTACGGTCGAACAGATCGGAAGCCCCATTCGCCGGCCTGCTGTTCAGCGTCAGACGCTGATCGGTCTCGGCCTCAACAAGATGCACCGGGTAAACACGCTGGAAGATACGCCTTCCGTTCGTGGCATGATCCGGTCTGTCCAGCATCTCGTTCGCGTCGTCGACGAGAAGTGA
- the rplO gene encoding 50S ribosomal protein L15, producing MKLNEIKDNEGATKERIRVGRGIGSGKGKTGGRGVKGQKARSGVAINGFEGGQMPIYRRLPKRGFNNIFKSEFVTVSLGRIQAAIDAKKLDASAVIDAAALKAAGVIRREKDGVRVLSDGELTAKVSFDVAGASKAAVEKIEKAGGSIKMPQVESAE from the coding sequence ATGAAACTGAACGAAATCAAGGATAACGAAGGCGCCACCAAGGAACGGATCCGCGTTGGTCGCGGTATCGGTTCCGGCAAGGGCAAGACCGGTGGTCGCGGCGTCAAGGGCCAGAAGGCCCGTTCCGGCGTTGCCATCAACGGCTTCGAAGGCGGCCAGATGCCGATCTATCGTCGTCTGCCGAAGCGCGGCTTCAACAACATCTTCAAGTCGGAATTCGTGACCGTATCGCTCGGCCGCATTCAGGCTGCGATCGATGCCAAGAAGCTCGACGCCTCTGCAGTGATCGATGCCGCGGCTCTGAAGGCTGCAGGCGTGATCCGTCGCGAGAAGGATGGCGTTCGCGTTCTCTCCGATGGCGAGCTGACCGCGAAGGTTTCCTTCGACGTCGCCGGTGCCTCCAAGGCTGCCGTCGAGAAGATCGAGAAGGCCGGCGGATCGATCAAGATGCCGCAGGTGGAATCCGCCGAATAA
- the secY gene encoding preprotein translocase subunit SecY, producing MASAAEQLASNLNFSTFSKATDLKKRLWFTLAALLVYRLGTHIPLPGLNPEAYAQAFQGQAGGILGLFNMFAGGAVQRMAIFALGIMPYISASIIVQLMTSVVPSLEALKKEGEQGRKIINQYTRYGTVLLGTLQAYGIAVGLESGQGIVADPGWFFRISTVVTLLGGTMFLMWLGEQITSRGIGNGISLIIFAGIAAGLPTALAGTLELGRTGALSTVLILAVVLIAILVVALIVFVERAQRRLLIQYPKRQVGNRMFQGDTSHLPLKLNTAGVIPAIFASSLLLLPATLAGFSGNANLPSWATMIIGALQHGQPLFMVFYGALIAFFAFFYTAIVFNPKDTADNLKKHGGFIPGIRPGERTAEYIDYVLTRITVVGAIYLVFVCILPETLIARTGIPLALGGTSLLIVVSVTLDTVAQIQGHLIAQQYEGLIKKSKLRGGKRGR from the coding sequence ATGGCTTCTGCAGCTGAACAACTGGCCTCCAATCTTAATTTTTCGACCTTTTCCAAGGCCACCGACCTCAAGAAGCGCCTGTGGTTCACCCTGGCTGCGCTTTTGGTCTATCGACTGGGCACGCATATCCCGCTGCCGGGCCTCAATCCGGAAGCCTATGCACAGGCCTTCCAGGGTCAGGCGGGCGGCATTCTCGGCCTCTTCAACATGTTTGCCGGCGGCGCTGTCCAGCGCATGGCGATCTTCGCGCTCGGCATCATGCCGTATATTTCCGCATCGATCATCGTGCAGCTGATGACCTCCGTCGTTCCCTCGCTCGAAGCCTTGAAGAAGGAAGGCGAGCAGGGCCGCAAGATCATCAACCAGTATACCCGCTATGGCACGGTGCTTCTCGGCACGCTGCAGGCCTATGGCATCGCCGTCGGTCTGGAAAGCGGCCAGGGAATCGTCGCCGATCCGGGCTGGTTCTTCCGCATCTCGACCGTCGTCACCCTGCTTGGCGGCACCATGTTCCTGATGTGGCTCGGTGAACAGATCACCTCGCGCGGTATCGGCAACGGCATTTCGCTGATCATCTTCGCCGGCATTGCCGCAGGCCTGCCCACGGCACTGGCCGGTACGCTGGAACTCGGCCGCACCGGAGCGCTCTCGACCGTGCTGATTCTCGCCGTCGTCCTGATCGCCATCCTCGTCGTGGCCCTGATCGTCTTCGTCGAGCGGGCGCAGCGCCGCCTGCTGATCCAATATCCGAAGCGCCAGGTCGGCAACCGGATGTTCCAGGGCGATACCTCGCACCTGCCGCTGAAGCTGAACACCGCAGGCGTCATCCCGGCAATCTTTGCCTCCTCGCTGCTGCTCTTGCCGGCGACGCTGGCCGGTTTCTCCGGCAATGCCAATCTGCCATCCTGGGCCACCATGATCATTGGTGCCCTGCAGCACGGCCAGCCTCTGTTCATGGTGTTCTACGGCGCGCTGATTGCCTTCTTTGCCTTCTTCTACACCGCCATCGTCTTCAATCCGAAGGATACGGCGGACAATCTGAAGAAGCATGGCGGCTTCATTCCGGGCATCCGTCCGGGCGAGCGGACCGCGGAATATATCGACTATGTCCTGACGCGCATCACGGTCGTCGGCGCGATCTATCTCGTCTTCGTCTGCATTCTGCCCGAGACGCTGATCGCCCGCACCGGGATCCCATTAGCCCTTGGTGGTACTTCGCTTTTGATCGTTGTCAGTGTTACCCTTGATACGGTAGCACAGATCCAGGGCCACCTCATTGCTCAGCAGTATGAGGGGCTGATCAAGAAGTCCAAGTTGCGTGGAGGAAAGAGGGGACGATGA
- a CDS encoding adenylate kinase: MRLIFLGPPGAGKGTQAKRLTEKYGIPQLSTGDMLRAAVSAGTEIGKRAKAVMDAGGLVSDDIVNQIVAERIAQADCGKGFILDGYPRTVPQAKVLSETLSANDLKLDAVIELKVDEEALVRRIESRVAETVAAGGTVRSDDNPEAFRKRLAEYREKTAPLSEYYQGQGQLVVLDGMADVDAVTRSIETVLENSAA, translated from the coding sequence ATGAGACTGATATTTTTGGGGCCGCCGGGCGCGGGTAAGGGAACCCAGGCAAAGCGTCTGACGGAAAAATACGGTATCCCGCAATTGTCCACGGGCGACATGCTGCGGGCGGCGGTCAGCGCCGGTACCGAAATCGGCAAGCGTGCGAAGGCGGTCATGGATGCCGGGGGGCTGGTATCCGACGATATCGTTAATCAGATCGTCGCCGAGCGGATCGCCCAGGCGGATTGCGGCAAGGGCTTCATCCTTGACGGCTATCCGCGGACCGTTCCGCAGGCCAAGGTGCTGTCGGAAACGCTCTCTGCCAATGATCTTAAGCTCGATGCAGTCATCGAGCTCAAGGTGGACGAGGAGGCGCTGGTGCGCCGAATCGAATCGCGCGTCGCCGAAACGGTTGCCGCAGGCGGAACCGTCCGCTCCGACGACAATCCGGAAGCATTCCGCAAGCGTCTTGCGGAATATCGTGAAAAGACGGCGCCTCTCTCGGAATATTATCAGGGGCAGGGGCAGCTGGTCGTGCTGGACGGCATGGCCGATGTCGACGCCGTGACGCGTTCGATCGAAACAGTTTTGGAAAACTCGGCCGCCTGA
- the rpsM gene encoding 30S ribosomal protein S13 produces MARIAGVNIPTAKRVVIALTYIHGIGPKFAQEIIEKVGIPADRRVHQLTDAEVLQIREAIDRDYRVEGDLRRETSMNIKRLMDLGCYRGLRHRRGLPVRGQRTHTNARTRKGPAKAIAGKKK; encoded by the coding sequence GTGGCACGTATCGCTGGCGTCAACATCCCGACTGCGAAGCGCGTTGTTATCGCGCTGACCTATATTCACGGGATCGGCCCGAAGTTTGCACAGGAAATCATCGAGAAGGTCGGTATTCCGGCTGATCGTCGCGTACACCAGCTGACGGATGCGGAAGTTCTGCAGATCCGCGAAGCCATCGACCGCGACTATCGCGTCGAAGGTGACCTGCGTCGCGAAACGTCCATGAACATCAAGCGTCTGATGGACCTTGGCTGCTATCGCGGCCTGCGTCATCGCCGTGGCCTTCCGGTCCGCGGTCAGCGCACGCACACCAATGCCCGCACCCGCAAGGGTCCGGCAAAGGCGATTGCCGGTAAGAAGAAGTAA